The Streptomyces durmitorensis genome contains the following window.
GCGAGGCGAGCGCGGCGCAGGAGATCCGGTACTCCTGCTCCAGGACGCGCTCCAACGGGCCGAGCCGCCGTGCGCAGCGCAGTGCGGCGAGCGTGACCTTCAGGGCGGTGGGCGACTTGGCGGCGAGGGTGTCGGCCGCCTCCGCGGCGGCGCGTGCTCCATGGCCGCGCAGCCGGGCGAAGATCTCCTCCACCGTGCCGGCGGCGTAGCAGTCGTCGATCCAGGAGCGATGCCCGGCCAGCTCACCGTGCGGCACCTGGCGCACGTAAGGCCGGAGCGCGTCCCACACCGGTCGCGCGGCGAGGTCGTCGAGGAGCCGGGGCAGGTCCCCGCTGGGCACGAAATGGTCGGCGAGCCCGCAGAGCAAGGCGTCGCCCGCGCCGATCTGTGCGCCGGTGAGCGCCAGATGGGTGCCCAGTTCACCGGGCGCGAGGGCCAGCAGGTAGGTGCCGCCCACATCGGGCGCGAAGCCGATGCCGGTCTCCGGCATCGCGATGCGGGAGCGCTCGGTGACGATGCGGACGTCGCCGTGCGCGGAGACACCGACGCCGCCGCCCATCACGATCCCGTCCATCAGGGCGACGTACGGCTTGGGGTAGCGGGCGATGCGGGCGTTGAGCCGGTACTCGTCGCGCCAGAAGTCGGCGGATGCGGTCGTCCCGGCGCGCGCGTCCTCGTAGATGGAGCGGATGTCGCCGCCCGCGCACAGGCCGCGTCCGCCCGCGCCTTGGATGATCACGGTCTGTACGTCCGGGTCGTCCTCCCAGGCGGTGAGCGCCTCGTCGACGCGCCGCACCATGGCGTGAGTGAGGGCGTTGAGGGCCTGGGGCCGGTTGAGCGTGAGGTGGGCCGCGTGGCCCTCGGTACGGAGCAGGACGAAGTCCTCGGCCGCGGTCACCGCAGCGGCTCCGTCAGGCCTCGGGCCACGATGACGCGCATGATCTCGTTGGTTCCTTCCAGGATCTGGTGGACGCGGAGGTCGCGGACGATCTTCTCGATGCCGTACTCGTTCAAGTAGCCGTAGCCTCCGTGGAGTTGCAGGGCACGATCGGCGACGGAGTAGCCGGTGTCGGTGGCGAAGCGTTTGGCCATCGCGCACAGCTGCGGCGCCTGTGGGTCCCGGCGGTCCAGGGCCTGGGCGGCCTGGTGGACCAGGGCGCGGGCGGCGGCGAGTTCGGTCGCCATGTCGGCGAGGCGGAACTGCAGGCCCTGCGCGTCGAGGAGCCGGGCGCCGAAGGCCTCCCGGTCGGCGAGGTACGACAGGCTCTTGTTGAGGGCGCTGCGGGCGCCGCCCAGGGAGCAGGCGGCGATGCCGAGCCTGCCGCCGTTCAGGCCGCTCATGGCGATGCGGAAGCCGTCGCCCACAGGGCCGAGCAGCCGGTCGGCGGGCACCCGCACGCCGTCGAGGACGACCTGCCGGGTGGGCTGGGCGTTCCAGCCCATCTTCTTCTCGTTGGGGCCGAACGAGAGCCCGGGATCGTCTCGTTCGACGACGAACGCGGAGATCCCGCGGGGCCCTTCTGCGTCGGTGCGCGCCATGACGACGTACACCTGCGCGGCGCCCGCACCGGAGATGAACTGCTTGACCCCGCTCAGGACATAGTCGTCGCCGTCGCGCACGGCCCGGGTGCGCAGGGAACCGGCATCCGATCCGGCGCCCGGTTCGGTGAGGCAGTAGCTGCCGAGATCGTCCATGGAGCACAGGCGGGGCAGCCACCGTGCCCGTTGCTCCTGGTCGCCGTAGGTGTCGATCATCCAGGCGACCATGTTGTGGATGGAGAGGTAGCCCGCGATGGACGGGCAGCCGGAGGCGAGTGCCTCGAAGACGAGGACACCGTCGGCCCGGGTCAGACCGCTGCCGCCCGCGTCCTCCCGTACGTACACGCCGCCGAGCCCGAGCCCGGCCGCCTTGCGCAGTACGTCGAGGGGGAAGTGCTTGTCCTGGTCCCACTGCACGGCGCGGGGGGCCAGATGGTCCTCCGCGAAGTCGAGCGTGGTCTCGACGAGGGCCTGTTGGTCCTGGCTGAGCGAGGTGGTGGTCATGGCGCTCATCCCATGGTGGGCAGGGTGAAGCTCGCGCCTTCCCTGGCCCCCGAGGGCCAGCGCGAGGTGACGGTCTTGGTGCGGGTGTAGAAGCGGATGGCGTCCGGGCCGTGCTGGTTGAGGTCGCCGAAGCCGGAGCGCTTCCAGCCGCCGAAGGTGTGGTAGGCCACGGGGACCGGGATGGGGACGTTGACGCCGACCATTCCGGTGTCGACCCGGCGGGTGAAGTCGCGGGCGGTGTCGCCGTCCCTGGTGAAGATCGCGACCCCGTTTCCGTACGGGTGCTCGCTGGGCAGGCGCAGGGCCTGCTCGTAGTCGGCGGCCCGTACGACGCACAGGACGGGGCCGAAGATCTCCTCGCGGTAGATCCGCATCCGCGGGCTGACCCGGTCGAAGAGCGAGGCTCCGGCGAAGAAGCCGTTCTCGTGGTCCGCCAGGGTGAATTGCCGCCCGTCGACGACGAGTTCGGCTCCTTCGTTGACGCCGATGTCCACGTAGCGACGGACCCGGTCGCGTGCGTCCCTGCTCACCAGCGGGCCGAAGTCGGCTTCCGGATCGTCGCTGCGGCCGATGCGCAGCGTGCCGATGCGTTCCTTGAGTGCGGCGACCAGCCGGTCGGCGGTCTCCTCGCCGACGGGCACGGCCACCGAGATGGCCATGCAGCGCTCGCCCGCCGAGCCGTATCCGGCGCCGATGAGCGCGTCGACGGCCTGGTCGAGGTCGGCGTCCGGCATGACGATCATGTGGTTCTTGGCGCCGCCGAAGCACTGGGCACGCTTGCCGTGCGCGGCCGCGGTGGCGTAGATGTGCGCAGCGATCGGCGTGGAGCCGACGAAGCCGAGCGCGCCGACCCGGGGGTCCTCCAGGAGCGTGTCGACCGCCTCCTTGCCACCGTTGACGACGTTCAGGACGCCGGGCGGCAGACCGGCCTCCAGTAACAGTTCGGCGAGGCGCAGGGGCACGGACGGGTCGCGCTCGGACGGCTTCAGGATGAAGGCGTTGCCGCAGGCGAGCGCGGGCGCGGCCTTCCACAGCGGGATCATCGCGGGGAAGTTGAACGGGGTGATCCCGGCGACCACACCGATCGGGGAGCGCAGCGAGTGCACGTCGATCCCGGTGCCCGCGTTGTCGGTGAACTCGCCCTTGAGCAGATGAGGGATTCCCGCGGCGAACTCCACGACTTCCAGGCCGCGTTGGAGGTCGCCGTGCGCGTCGGCCACGGTCTTGCCGTGCTCGGCGGACAGCATCCGTGCCAGGGAGTCGCGTTCCGCTTCGACGAGCTGGAGGAAGCGCAGCAGGACACGGGCGCGACGCTGTGGGTTCCAACTGCCCCACTCCCGCTGGGCGGTGACCGCGTCGGCGATCGCCGTCTCGGTGTCGGCCCGCCCCGCGAGCGGTACGCGGGCCTGGACGGTGCCGGTGTTGGGGTCGTACACGTCGCCGAAGAGGCCCGACGTGCCGGCGGTGTGCTTGCCGCCGATGAAATGGGTGAGTTCACGGACCATGGGTGCCTGCTCTCGTCAGGTGAGATCCGGGGACGGCACGGCGAGCCGCCGGCGGGGCGCACGGGTGTGTGCGCTGCCGGTGCGAGCCGTGGGACAGCGGACGTCGGGACCGTCAGGCGTGGATCGGGACCGCCTGGGGTCGCGAAGTCCTATGAGCGCGTGCTGAGTTGCGTGCGCT
Protein-coding sequences here:
- a CDS encoding CoA-acylating methylmalonate-semialdehyde dehydrogenase; the protein is MVRELTHFIGGKHTAGTSGLFGDVYDPNTGTVQARVPLAGRADTETAIADAVTAQREWGSWNPQRRARVLLRFLQLVEAERDSLARMLSAEHGKTVADAHGDLQRGLEVVEFAAGIPHLLKGEFTDNAGTGIDVHSLRSPIGVVAGITPFNFPAMIPLWKAAPALACGNAFILKPSERDPSVPLRLAELLLEAGLPPGVLNVVNGGKEAVDTLLEDPRVGALGFVGSTPIAAHIYATAAAHGKRAQCFGGAKNHMIVMPDADLDQAVDALIGAGYGSAGERCMAISVAVPVGEETADRLVAALKERIGTLRIGRSDDPEADFGPLVSRDARDRVRRYVDIGVNEGAELVVDGRQFTLADHENGFFAGASLFDRVSPRMRIYREEIFGPVLCVVRAADYEQALRLPSEHPYGNGVAIFTRDGDTARDFTRRVDTGMVGVNVPIPVPVAYHTFGGWKRSGFGDLNQHGPDAIRFYTRTKTVTSRWPSGAREGASFTLPTMG
- a CDS encoding enoyl-CoA hydratase/isomerase family protein, producing MTAAEDFVLLRTEGHAAHLTLNRPQALNALTHAMVRRVDEALTAWEDDPDVQTVIIQGAGGRGLCAGGDIRSIYEDARAGTTASADFWRDEYRLNARIARYPKPYVALMDGIVMGGGVGVSAHGDVRIVTERSRIAMPETGIGFAPDVGGTYLLALAPGELGTHLALTGAQIGAGDALLCGLADHFVPSGDLPRLLDDLAARPVWDALRPYVRQVPHGELAGHRSWIDDCYAAGTVEEIFARLRGHGARAAAEAADTLAAKSPTALKVTLAALRCARRLGPLERVLEQEYRISCAALASHDLAEGIRAQVIDKDRSPRWAPATLAEVGGADVERYFAPPAGGELDLASAPQEVAW
- a CDS encoding acyl-CoA dehydrogenase family protein, which produces MTTTSLSQDQQALVETTLDFAEDHLAPRAVQWDQDKHFPLDVLRKAAGLGLGGVYVREDAGGSGLTRADGVLVFEALASGCPSIAGYLSIHNMVAWMIDTYGDQEQRARWLPRLCSMDDLGSYCLTEPGAGSDAGSLRTRAVRDGDDYVLSGVKQFISGAGAAQVYVVMARTDAEGPRGISAFVVERDDPGLSFGPNEKKMGWNAQPTRQVVLDGVRVPADRLLGPVGDGFRIAMSGLNGGRLGIAACSLGGARSALNKSLSYLADREAFGARLLDAQGLQFRLADMATELAAARALVHQAAQALDRRDPQAPQLCAMAKRFATDTGYSVADRALQLHGGYGYLNEYGIEKIVRDLRVHQILEGTNEIMRVIVARGLTEPLR